The Bubalus kerabau isolate K-KA32 ecotype Philippines breed swamp buffalo chromosome X, PCC_UOA_SB_1v2, whole genome shotgun sequence genome has a segment encoding these proteins:
- the PRRG1 gene encoding transmembrane gamma-carboxyglutamic acid protein 1 isoform X1 produces the protein MSQQQPAWEPRSLHVDQVEEKTVCGESKDPVCMEDLRPLKVSVNLEDSTQQVSMKKGPGMKRPRCNSSLSDLTRRFMALLKSSPEGVLDLNKAAKTLGIQKRRLYDVTNVLSGIKLVEKKSRSHIQWIGPDLNELEIRPEQRQLEAELLDLSAQEASLDELIKDCSQQWDELTADREKKRLAYVSYEDIRSLDIFREQTVVAVKSPLDTSLELLIPLEGSVLLNMKSTTGPIDVYVCPTEDLSSKETPDGVGSSSAESTQPEHPHPEKEEDPPEQSEELIEVKTNGM, from the coding sequence ATGAGTCAGCAGCAGCCTGCCTGGGAGCCGCGCAGCTTGCATGTGGACCAGGTGGAGGAGAAGACGGTGTGCGGTGAATCCAAAGACCCCGTCTGCATGGAGGACCTGCGCCCATTAAAAGTAAGCGTTAATTTAGAAGATAGTACGCAACAGGTGTCCATGAAAAAAGGCCCAGGTATGAAGAGACCTCGGTGTAATTCATCCCTGTCTGATTTAACTCGAAGATTTATGGCTCTTCTCAAATCTAGTCCTGAAGGTGTTCTTGACTTAAATAAAGCTGCAAAAACACTGGGAATACAAAAACGAAGATTGTATGATGTCACTAATGTCTTAAGTGGAATCAAGCTGGTTGAAAAAAAGTCTAGGAGCCATATTCAATGGATAGGACCTGATCTTAATGAATTGGAAATACGGCCTGAACAGAGGCAGCTGGAGGCGGAACTTCTTGACTTATCAGCGCAAGAAGCATCTCTGGATGAATTAATTAAGGATTGTTCTCAACAGTGGGATGAGTTAACAGCggacagagaaaagaagaggctaGCATATGTGTCATATGAAGATATTCGTAGCCTTGACATCTTCCGTGAACAGACTGTAGTTGCAGTTAAATCTCCGCTTGATACCAGCTTGGAGCTTTTAATTCCCCTAGAGGGTTCTGTCTTACTAAATATGAAGAGCACCACAGGACCTATCGATGTTTATGTATGTCCGACGGAGGATCTCTCAAGTAAGGAAACACCGGATGGTGTAGGAAGCTCTTCGGCCGAAAGCACACAGCCAGAACACCCTCACCCTGAGAAAGAAGAAGATCCTCCAGAGCAGAGTGAAGAGTTGATTGAAGTGAAAACTAACGGCATGTGA